One region of Zingiber officinale cultivar Zhangliang chromosome 7B, Zo_v1.1, whole genome shotgun sequence genomic DNA includes:
- the LOC122005729 gene encoding patellin-3-like translates to MAEEAQSKAPDATPAAEVVVPEAPADEKAPIPVPDAASVEEEPKKLADYVVEETASEAKEKKPEVAEGEAPAEINVVSEAIDPEKKALDELKLLVQAALANGEFVPPPPPPPLPAKVEEPKPEDSSPTAKEDPKAELEEAPKTAETDAQAPPLEAPVVEEPPKPEEAAKEPSKPSVEEPAPPVEEEPLPTPPLPVEEKAVAAEDDGAKTVEAIEETVIPVVPVPLEIPAETPAPEVTPEAEDAPKQPPSETPAPPPAEPPEEVFIWGVPLLSDEKSETVLLKFLRAREFKVNDALTMLKNAVIWRKQFDIEALLEEDLGLPELEKAVFMRGVDKEGHPVCYNVYGEFQDKELYEKAFGDEEKRQKFLKWRIQYLEKGIRELLDFTPAGISSMVQVTDLKNTPRLGKHRQATKKAVTLLQDNYPEFIAKKVFINVPWWYLAFNRMLSPFLTQRTKSKFVFAGPSRSADTLFKYIAPEQVPVAFGGLSKENDPDFTTVDSVTEVTIKPSSKQSIEIPTTEATGLLWELRVLGWDVNYGAEFVPSTEGGYTVIIEKNRKLIATDEPVIKTSFKIGEPGKVLLNIENLTSKKKKLLYRFKTTSSVEST, encoded by the exons ATGGCGGAGGAAGCCCAAAGTAAAGCACCCGACGCTACCCCCGCCGCCGAGGTCGTCGTCCCTGAGGCCCCTGCCGATGAGAAGGCGCCTATACCCGTCCCTGATGCAGCTTCCGTGGAGGAGGAACCCAAGAAGCTCGCAGACTATGTGGTCGAGGAGACCGCATCCGAGGCTAAGGAGAAGAAGCCCGAGGTAGCAGAGGGGGAAGCCCCTGCTGAGATCAACGTCGTCTCTGAAGCGATCGATCCCGAAAAGAAGGCACTTGATGAGCTCAAGCTGCTCGTCCAGGCCGCCCTGGCCAACGGTGAATTCGTCCCTCCGCCACCTCCCCCTCCCCTTCCTGCCAAGGTGGAGGAGCCTAAACCTGAAGATTCTTCGCCTACTGCGAAGGAGGATCCCAAGGCTGAGCTGGAGGAGGCCCCAAAGACAGCAGAGACGGACGCTCAGGCTCCGCCTCTAGAGGCGCCCGTCGTAGAGGAGCCTCCGAAGCCAGAGGAAGCTGCAAAGGAGCCTTCGAAGCCGTCGGTCGAGGAGCCTGCTCCACCAGTAGAGGAGGAGCCTTTACCTACCCCACCGTTGCCTGTCGAGGAAAAGGCTGTTGCGGCCGAGGATGATGGTGCGAAGACCGTCGAAGCCATAGAAGAGACGGTCATCCCCGTCGTCCCTGTTCCTCTGGAGATTCCTGCTGAGACCCCTGCTCCGGAGGTCACTCCGGAGGCGGAGGATGCACCTAAGCAGCCACCATCTGAGACCCCTGCGCCACCACCGGCTGAGCCTCCGGAGGAGGTCTTCATCTGGGGTGTTCCTCTTCTCAGCGATGAGAAGAGCGAGACCGTCCTCCTCAAGTTTCTCCGTGCCCGGGAGTTTAAGGTGAACGACGCCCTGACGATGCTCAAGAACGCTGTCATCTGGAGGAAGCAATTCGACATTGAGGCCCTCCTCGAGGaggatctcggccttccggagcTGGAGAAGGCCGTATTTATGCGCGGCGTCGACAAGGAGGGCCACCCGGTGTGCTACAACGTCTACGGGGAGTTCCAAGATAAGGAGCTCTACGAGAAGGCCTTTGGCGATGAGGAGAAGAGGCAGAAGTTCCTCAAGTGGAGGATTCAGTACCTGGAGAAGGGAATCCGAGAACTCTTGGACTTTACTCCTGCGGGCATCTCCTCCATGGTTCAGGTGACCGATCTCAAGAACACACCGCGACTCGGGAAGCATCGCCAGGCCACTAAAAAGGCGGTAACCCTATTGCAGGACAACTACCCTGAGTTCATCGCCAAGAAG GTTTTCATCAATGTTCCATGGTGGTATCTGGCCTTCAACCGGATGCTGAGTCCCTTCTTAACCCAGAGGACCAAGAGCAAGTTTGTCTTCGCAGGGCCTTCTAGATCAGCAGATACTCTATTCAA ATACATAGCACCTGAACAAGTTCCAGTTGCATTTGGAGGCCTGAGCAAGGAAAATGATCCAGATTTCACTACAGTTGATTCTGTCACTGAGGTTACCATCAAGCCCTCTTCCAAGCAATCCATTGAAATACCAACTACTGAG GCAACTGGGTTATTATGGGAACTCCGAGTCTTGGGTTGGGATGTCAATTATGGTGCCGAGTTCGTTCCTAGCACAGAGGGAGGATACACAGTGATCATTGAAAAGAATAGGAAGCTCATTGCCACAGATGAGCCTGTGATCAAAACCTCTTTTAAGATTGGTGAGCCAGGAAAAGTGCTTCTTAACATCGAAAACCTGACATCCAAGAAAAAGAAGCTACTCTACAGATTCAAGACCACAAGTTCCGTCGAATCCACATAG